ATCCAGTCGTATAAAGAGGACACGTCGGGAGAGGTAAAAAGGCGCAGAACACTAAAACCCCGACCAAACCTTTTGacgtaataaataaataaataaaaatatttaatattctctcttcttcttattatttttgttacCAAATAAAACATTGGGAATTTCCCTCATCAAATCTTGCAACCCgggatttctagggtttctggtTCGATCGATTTCTCGATTTCTCAGTCGCGGGTGTTCGCCGCTCCTCGCTCACGAACGCCGCTGGCTGTTTCCGATTTGTCGGTTTCCTTCCGATCTCTCTGTACAACTCTGAAATGTGACCGATATTGGGTGAGTTAACTCAaagcttctttctttttcccaattgttcagaatttttttttttcgatttgttggtcattagaagaaaatcgtggatttgggttttggtttatttgctcggaatttttttcttttttttttgccttgtGATTGAGTTTTAAATTTTACTTGTTGGATTTACTGGGTATAATGTAGTCGCGGAGTTGAGTGAGATTTTCGTCTGTTTTTTTTACTCGAAATTTGATTCTAAGACAGTTGAATTCTCTAGATGTTGGATTTCTATTCTGGGTAGCCAAAAAAATGTGTAATTTAGTTGATTGAACTGAATTTTGTAttgctttttttgttttcatgcgaaaaacaaaaagaaattttgGTTATGTAGGAACAAAACCCAGAAGCGTGAATTGCCATTACAATGTACTGATTTTGTGCTTCTGGATTAAAGTAGTTTGTTACTCTGAATtgatgaggaagaagaggaaaggcGGTGAGGCTGACCCGTACCCAGATCCATTGGAAGATGTGACATCACAGGCGGAAGATGTGACATCGAAGTCATGCAATTCTAGATCATCGGCCCTTACATCGCATTATTCTCTAGAGGATTTTACAAGGTTGAAGAAGCGGTGCAAAGAAGATGATGCAAGCACTGAACCTGTGGTGTCGCATACAAGTAGGCTTGCAGGCATTGCCACTGCTCCGCCATGTGGGACTTCGTCTTTGGTTGCACCTGGAAGAGGtatcaagaggaagatagggtGTATAGATGTTGCTACCCAGATGGGTAGGAAGAATAAGATTGAAGAAGATTATGTTTCAGGTGAAACACTTGGGCATGGAAAGTTTGGGTCGGTTTGGTTGTGTCAGTCCCGGGTTAGTGGTGCAGAGTATGCATGTAAGACTCTGAAGAAAGGGGAGGAGACTGTTCATAGGGAGGTGGAGATAATGCAGCATTTGTCTGGTCATCCTGGGGTTGTGACATTGCAGGCTGTGTATGAGGAGTTCAATTGTTTTCATCTTGTGATGGAGTTGTGCTCTGGAGGGCGCCTAATTGATCAAATGATTCAGGAGGTTCAGTATTCAGAGCAACGGGCTGCTAATATATTCAAGGAAGTAATGCTAGTTATCAAGTACTGTCATGATATGGGGGTAGTGCACAGAGACATAAAGCCAGAGAACATACTTCTCACAAAAGCAGGAAAAATAAAGCTAGCAGATTTTGGGCTGGCTATGAGAATATCAAATGGTGAATACCTTACCCCTATTTCAAggatattattattttctacttttttactgtatgtttttgtttttctcaacTGTTTTCCGATCGTAGAGCATCCTGATTCtctataaaatgttttaaaatccATGTTCATATTATCAACAACTATCATGAGCACACTGTAAGGGTGTGAGGATAGGGTCAGTCAAGGAagacttttttaattttttagaatgTAGCATTCTTAGTAAGTTGGTACCTTTCAGTTACATTTAACCTCACACAATAATGAAATATTAAATCAGGACATGTATCCTTCTGGAGGATAAACTAAACTTCAACCTGTATATAAGAAGTATTTATGCAAGATCTGTGACTGTGCTTGAGCAAGCCATATGACTGTATCTTGTTAGACAGAGAAATTTTTTCAGACTTTTAGTGCTCTTATACAGGTTCTTATCTTCTGCGGGTAGACTTTCTTACTGAACTTTATGTTTATAATCATACATGTTTGTCTGCCAGTTCCATGCAGGaaaaacctaaaatcaaaggaTATCAAGGCTTTAGTATTATCTTTTGGCTGCGTGCCTGGGTCCTTCATTGTGAAATGATACAACTTCCAGAGCCCTGTTCTAGATTGAATTACTGTATTAGTTTATATTAAACCTTTAAGCTTATGTATCTCTACTACAACTGTGAGATCTTAACATGTACTCCGGTGCTTGGTTCTTGTACCCAGGTGACATACATCTATCATCTGTTATCATTTTATTGGGACTCCCTTTCTATAtttctttataattattttactaGAAATGTGCTGATATGTCATTTACAGTTCCTGGTCTCATTCCAATTTCTGTTGATGCTGCACTCTCTCAACTTTAGGTACTTAAAATTGTTAGATCTAGTGGCAGGGGCTTGTAGGTTTCTAGATCAAATTTTTGACGTGATCCAATATGTAGTGTGATAGTAATAAGTGGGAGCCTGAGTTCCTATTGTGATCATTCATGTATGAATATTGTGTCCAAGTAGTATCATTAAAGAACGTTGTCTTTATTGGTAATTTTGTAAGATGTCGGCATGTTTCTTTGGAATCTTCATAGTACTTTGTATCCTCTATTTTGTATATTGATTAGCTGATTGCAATGTTTTCTCATGCTTTCTGCAGGTCAAAATCTGACTGGTTTGGCTGGCAGTCCAGCTTATGTTGCACCAGAAGTTTTGCTAGGAAAGTATTCTGAGAAGGTGGACGTCTGGAGTGCTGGTGTCCTCCTACATGCACTCTTGGTTGGCATTCTTCCATTTCAAGGAGACTCCTTAGAAGCAGTTTTTGAGGCAATCAAGAACGTGAAACTTGATTTCCATTCAGGGATATGGGAGTCAATTTCGAAACATGCTCGGGATCTTATTGGGAGAATGCTGACAAGGGATGTTTCAGTACGGATAACAGCAGATGAAGTACTAAGTAAGTTTGTGGTCATGCCTAATATGAGAAGTTTTAACTATGTGCAACCTCTTTGATTAGGTTTATGCAACCCCTTTTCACATGTTTGTAAAAAGTTTCATATTCATTATCTGGGACTTGCTTATATGCGATCTGTTTTGTGTTGGAGGAAAAGTACAACTAATTAGCATGTCGATGGACGTTTACTTCTATAACTTGTCAACCATTGCCTTCTATATGATGCTTGTTCTCAGATATGTGTCACCTATAGTGTTTTTGAAATATATTAAGATGCCTTTCTTTCCCTCCTCCATTCTTTACAATTATGCACATGCTGGTTGACTAGTTACGGTAGTACTTTTGGGACTTTTTAAGGAATGACCACCTAGCAGACTGAAATGAAATACTGTAtgacaattttttattataaatatagttagaaataaattatgttacttgttatttttattttggtttaccaaaatctttcttttctcttgcaGAGTATttattcttcatttttcttaaaTACTTCAATTGGTACATGCATGAAATTGGCCAATTTGGCAGCTTTTTGCTCAATTTCTCGTGGAGAGAAATTATTATCAGTACTGAGTCAAGTGTTAAGCCAACCCTGATTACTCAACATTTATAATACTTTGTCCTTGTTACTTCTCTCTCTTGACATTGCAACAAAGTGTATTGTGTTTTCTGTTGATCTTTATGTTATGTATTTCTTTTGCAAGTTTTAGTGGTCCAAACGAATGACACATATTTGGGTTTTCTCAGGGCATCCATGGATATTGTTTTATACTGAGCGAACACTAAAGGCACTACCCATTAAATCAAGATTGAAGAACCAAGCAGGAGAACCTTCTCGCCAGCTTGTCATTCCACCCAGACTCAAGGCATGTCTAAACCAGTCAGAAGATGGCTCTCTCAGTGAAACTTCAGGTCTCCTTTCGTCTTCTGATAGCTGCAAGTCAGAAGATGAGGACGATTCTGGTTTGGTGGACGCACTTGCCACTGCAGTTTCACATGTGAGAATTTCTGAGCCAAAACGGAGCAG
Above is a window of Malus sylvestris chromosome 15, drMalSylv7.2, whole genome shotgun sequence DNA encoding:
- the LOC126605406 gene encoding serine/threonine-protein kinase PEPKR2-like; translated protein: MRKKRKGGEADPYPDPLEDVTSQAEDVTSKSCNSRSSALTSHYSLEDFTRLKKRCKEDDASTEPVVSHTSRLAGIATAPPCGTSSLVAPGRGIKRKIGCIDVATQMGRKNKIEEDYVSGETLGHGKFGSVWLCQSRVSGAEYACKTLKKGEETVHREVEIMQHLSGHPGVVTLQAVYEEFNCFHLVMELCSGGRLIDQMIQEVQYSEQRAANIFKEVMLVIKYCHDMGVVHRDIKPENILLTKAGKIKLADFGLAMRISNGQNLTGLAGSPAYVAPEVLLGKYSEKVDVWSAGVLLHALLVGILPFQGDSLEAVFEAIKNVKLDFHSGIWESISKHARDLIGRMLTRDVSVRITADEVLRHPWILFYTERTLKALPIKSRLKNQAGEPSRQLVIPPRLKACLNQSEDGSLSETSGLLSSSDSCKSEDEDDSGLVDALATAVSHVRISEPKRSRVCGPTGRPIEQQCSSNMKANNLCKAF